A window of the Bifidobacteriaceae bacterium genome harbors these coding sequences:
- a CDS encoding DUF4143 domain-containing protein: RLAATHIYGAKGVGKTATALQRSASVISFDQVRDRELFQADPDSIEARTPPLLIDEWQRQPEVWDRVRQSVDAGVADGQYIIAGSASPPRGTQVHSGAGRIVSFMMRPLALAERGLGETTVSLGDMLRGEAKATGRTKLKLAEYVDEITASGFPAIRPQPERIRGRLLDSYISNVVQREFPEQGYPVRKPNALLQWMAAYAAATANTTSYNRILDAAMPGVSDKPSKPAAIAYRQVLSRLWLLDPVEAWSPTEARIERLTWAPKHYLADPALAARLLKVDAGALLRGSQGTRSHLRDGNLLGSLFEHLVAMSVKTYAQAVDSEVRHLRTHGGQHEVDLVVENSAGRVVALDVKLTATPVADDVKQLLWLRDRLGANFADGAVITCGSQAYRRKDGIAVIPAALLGP; the protein is encoded by the coding sequence ACCGCGAACTGTTCCAGGCGGACCCGGATTCGATCGAAGCCCGGACGCCGCCGCTGCTGATCGACGAATGGCAGCGCCAGCCGGAAGTTTGGGACCGTGTGCGCCAATCGGTGGACGCGGGGGTGGCGGACGGCCAGTACATCATCGCGGGCAGCGCGTCGCCGCCGCGCGGCACGCAGGTCCACTCCGGGGCGGGCCGGATCGTCAGCTTCATGATGCGGCCCCTGGCCCTGGCCGAACGCGGACTGGGGGAGACCACGGTGTCGCTGGGGGACATGCTGCGGGGCGAGGCGAAGGCGACCGGGCGGACCAAGCTGAAGCTGGCGGAGTATGTGGACGAGATCACGGCTTCCGGCTTTCCGGCCATCCGGCCGCAGCCGGAGAGGATTCGGGGGCGGCTGCTTGACTCGTACATCTCCAACGTGGTGCAGCGCGAGTTCCCGGAGCAGGGATATCCCGTGCGCAAACCGAACGCTTTGCTGCAGTGGATGGCGGCCTACGCCGCCGCGACGGCGAACACGACCAGCTACAACCGCATTTTGGACGCGGCCATGCCGGGGGTCAGCGACAAGCCGTCCAAACCGGCGGCGATCGCGTACCGGCAGGTGCTGAGCCGGCTGTGGCTGTTGGACCCGGTCGAGGCGTGGTCCCCCACGGAGGCCCGAATCGAACGGCTGACCTGGGCGCCCAAACACTACCTGGCGGATCCGGCGCTGGCCGCCCGGCTGCTGAAGGTGGACGCGGGGGCGCTGCTGCGCGGGAGCCAGGGCACCCGCTCGCACCTGCGGGACGGGAACCTGCTGGGCTCCTTGTTCGAGCACCTGGTCGCCATGAGCGTCAAGACCTACGCCCAGGCGGTCGATTCGGAGGTGCGGCATCTGCGCACGCATGGCGGCCAGCACGAGGTCGACTTGGTGGTGGAGAACTCCGCCGGCCGCGTGGTCGCGTTGGACGTGAAGCTGACGGCGACCCCGGTGGCCGATGACGTCAAGCAGCTTTTGTGGCTCCGCGACCGCCTGGGCGCCAACTTCGCGGACGGCGCGGTCATCACCTGCGGCTCGCAGGCGTACCGCCGCAAGGACGGGATAGCGGTCATCCCGGCTGCCCTGCTGGGCCCCTGA
- a CDS encoding ATP-binding cassette domain-containing protein, translating into MRLTIEDVTHRYGRKADRDALASVNLALMDGTATAIMGPSGSGKSTLLSVAAGLLEPSHGTAVLATASGRSASGHALRAETAWVFQAIHMLAKRSAADNVMLGCVRQTTSIARARERALAEIAKVGLAGRAAARIEELSGGEVQRVAVARAFAQDRPLIIADEPTAQLDRGNTVLVADALRAAARGRVVLVATHDEFLARQLHRIVRLRDGAVAADQAWDAGAP; encoded by the coding sequence ATGCGCTTGACGATTGAGGACGTCACGCACCGCTACGGCCGGAAAGCCGACCGCGACGCGCTGGCATCGGTCAATCTGGCGTTGATGGACGGCACCGCCACCGCGATCATGGGCCCATCCGGTTCGGGCAAGTCAACCTTGCTTTCGGTGGCCGCCGGCCTGCTGGAGCCGTCCCACGGGACGGCTGTCTTGGCGACCGCCAGCGGCCGGTCCGCCTCGGGACACGCCCTGCGCGCCGAAACGGCCTGGGTTTTCCAGGCGATCCACATGCTCGCCAAGCGTTCGGCGGCGGACAACGTCATGTTGGGCTGCGTTCGCCAAACGACTTCAATCGCCCGGGCCCGCGAGCGGGCTCTGGCCGAAATCGCGAAGGTCGGCCTGGCGGGCAGGGCGGCGGCGCGGATCGAGGAACTGTCCGGCGGCGAGGTGCAGCGTGTCGCGGTGGCGCGGGCCTTCGCGCAGGACCGGCCGCTGATCATCGCCGACGAGCCCACCGCCCAGCTTGATCGGGGCAACACGGTCTTGGTCGCGGACGCCTTGAGGGCGGCCGCCAGGGGACGCGTCGTGTTGGTCGCCACACATGACGAATTCCTGGCTCGCCAACTCCACCGGATCGTCCGGCTGAGGGATGGCGCCGTGGCGGCAGACCAGGCCTGGGACGCGGGCGCGCCATGA
- a CDS encoding DUF2812 domain-containing protein, giving the protein MNPIKRHASKSGPVKRRVFTGSGTFEVAGDLVFDKHLAELPKATRRRFYMSLMVDPMERWLNEQAAQGWAVVGGGPLRFGFEQTPPGEYLVRCEILATPYFTPESQEYLATVAESGAQIVAIEQSVFLVVRRRAALGPFELYSDLDSRIAYTSRIRSWIRQSVKRMALMELLALALILAAETLDWATQSDPGSWWDALRGLLTELAAFAHGAVLWFLCILYGLSAICAIPLGIASAKLTRELNRLSAERAIHE; this is encoded by the coding sequence GTGAATCCGATCAAGCGTCACGCCTCCAAGAGCGGTCCCGTGAAACGACGGGTGTTCACGGGGTCGGGAACCTTCGAGGTGGCGGGAGACCTGGTCTTCGACAAGCACTTGGCCGAACTGCCGAAGGCGACAAGGCGCCGCTTCTACATGTCGTTGATGGTCGACCCGATGGAGCGGTGGCTGAACGAACAGGCCGCCCAAGGCTGGGCCGTGGTAGGCGGCGGCCCGCTGCGTTTCGGCTTCGAGCAAACTCCGCCCGGCGAATACCTTGTGCGCTGCGAAATCCTCGCCACCCCGTACTTCACCCCCGAGTCCCAGGAGTACCTGGCCACCGTCGCAGAGTCGGGCGCCCAGATCGTCGCCATCGAGCAATCCGTGTTCTTGGTAGTCAGGCGGCGCGCGGCCCTGGGCCCCTTCGAGTTGTACAGCGACCTGGACTCGCGCATCGCCTACACCAGCCGAATCCGGTCGTGGATACGCCAGAGCGTGAAAAGGATGGCGCTCATGGAGTTGCTCGCGCTGGCGCTCATACTGGCCGCCGAGACCCTGGACTGGGCGACCCAAAGCGACCCCGGATCCTGGTGGGACGCGCTCCGGGGGCTCTTGACCGAATTGGCGGCCTTTGCCCACGGCGCGGTCTTGTGGTTCCTCTGCATCCTCTACGGCCTGTCCGCCATCTGCGCGATCCCCCTCGGCATTGCCAGCGCCAAACTCACCCGCGAACTGAACCGCCTCTCGGCGGAACGGGCAATTCACGAGTGA
- a CDS encoding DUF2812 domain-containing protein produces MNLVKQRGPKSAARKRRVFTASGGFEVEGDPVFEKHLAKLPKATRRRFYMSLMVDPTERWLNRQAAQGWAVVDSGPLRFGFERTPPGEYLVRCEALAAPYFTPQSQEYLTTLEESGAEIVAVQQNVSLIARRRAEMGPFELYSDLDSRIAYTSRFRSWVRKRLRMTALAELFALAILPACAALDWAVHQEVASWWQAMRELAAFGHGVFLWYFGALSAFAAVCALLLGVAGVKLTRELDRLFAERTIHE; encoded by the coding sequence GTGAACCTGGTCAAGCAGCGCGGGCCGAAGAGCGCCGCGAGGAAGCGCCGGGTGTTCACCGCGTCCGGCGGCTTCGAGGTGGAAGGCGACCCGGTCTTCGAGAAGCACCTGGCCAAGCTGCCGAAGGCGACAAGACGCCGTTTCTACATGTCCTTGATGGTCGACCCGACCGAGCGGTGGCTGAACAGGCAGGCCGCCCAAGGCTGGGCGGTCGTTGACAGCGGGCCGCTGCGTTTCGGCTTCGAGCGAACCCCGCCCGGCGAATACCTGGTCCGCTGCGAGGCCCTTGCCGCCCCGTATTTCACGCCCCAATCGCAAGAGTATTTGACAACCCTTGAGGAATCCGGCGCGGAGATCGTGGCCGTCCAGCAAAACGTGTCCCTGATCGCCCGGCGGCGCGCGGAAATGGGGCCGTTCGAGCTTTACAGCGACCTGGACTCACGCATCGCCTACACCAGCCGTTTCCGTTCTTGGGTGCGCAAGCGCCTGCGAATGACGGCGCTGGCGGAGTTGTTCGCGCTGGCGATCCTGCCCGCCTGCGCCGCGTTGGACTGGGCGGTCCACCAGGAGGTGGCGTCCTGGTGGCAGGCCATGAGGGAACTCGCGGCCTTTGGGCACGGCGTGTTCCTGTGGTACTTCGGCGCCCTCAGCGCCTTCGCCGCGGTTTGCGCGCTGCTCCTCGGCGTGGCCGGCGTCAAACTCACCCGCGAACTGGACCGCCTGTTCGCAGAACGGACGATCCATGAATAG
- a CDS encoding helix-turn-helix transcriptional regulator, whose protein sequence is MSGTSAIGEISLMEDAERMAAMPGGVALTESVYYILLSLARGKRHGYGIMQQVEEMSGGRVTLAAGTLYGALSTLAGKGWIEELPADPDSRRKEYSLTQAGREALTSELGRLRELAANGARVLEGDPL, encoded by the coding sequence TTGAGCGGTACATCGGCCATCGGAGAGATCAGCCTTATGGAGGACGCGGAAAGGATGGCGGCCATGCCCGGCGGCGTCGCGTTGACCGAGTCGGTCTACTACATCCTGCTCTCCCTGGCCCGGGGCAAACGGCACGGCTACGGCATCATGCAACAAGTCGAGGAGATGAGCGGAGGGCGGGTCACCCTGGCGGCGGGCACGCTCTACGGAGCGCTCTCCACCCTCGCCGGGAAGGGCTGGATCGAGGAACTGCCGGCGGACCCTGACTCCCGGCGGAAGGAGTACTCCCTGACCCAGGCGGGCCGCGAGGCCCTGACCTCGGAGTTGGGCCGCCTGCGGGAACTGGCCGCCAACGGCGCACGCGTTCTGGAAGGAGACCCACTGTGA